The following coding sequences are from one Aliarcobacter skirrowii CCUG 10374 window:
- the coaE gene encoding dephospho-CoA kinase (Dephospho-CoA kinase (CoaE) performs the final step in coenzyme A biosynthesis.): protein MSSFKNAIALTGGIATGKSTVCNLLKLHGFFIIDADKIAHRVLDENYQEIENMFGSKYVENKKVLRKELGKIIFSNEENKLKLEALLHPLIKEEILKEAKICEEQNRAYFVDIPLFFEKMNYPISKVLVVYTPKDIQIQRLQKRDNIDEKEAILKISNQMDIEDKKTKATFVIDNSKDLKHLQKEVERVLAQI from the coding sequence ATGAGCAGTTTTAAAAATGCTATTGCACTAACAGGAGGAATAGCAACAGGCAAAAGTACAGTTTGTAATCTTTTAAAGCTACATGGTTTTTTTATTATAGATGCAGACAAAATTGCTCATAGAGTTTTGGATGAAAATTATCAAGAGATTGAAAATATGTTTGGCAGCAAATATGTTGAAAATAAAAAAGTTTTAAGAAAAGAGCTTGGAAAAATAATATTTTCAAATGAAGAAAATAAGTTAAAATTAGAAGCTTTGCTTCACCCTTTAATCAAAGAGGAGATTTTAAAAGAGGCAAAAATTTGTGAAGAGCAAAATAGAGCTTATTTTGTAGATATTCCACTATTTTTTGAAAAGATGAATTACCCAATTTCTAAAGTGCTTGTTGTTTATACTCCAAAAGATATACAAATTCAAAGATTGCAAAAAAGAGATAATATAGATGAAAAAGAGGCTATTTTAAAAATATCAAATCAAATGGATATCGAAGATAAAAAAACAAAAGCCACTTTTGTAATAGATAATTCAAAAGATTTAAAACATTTACAAAAAGAAGTTGAAAGAGTATTGGCACAAATTTAA
- a CDS encoding pirin family protein has protein sequence MLKKLPKQNMGKSNLGWLQSRFHFSFAEYRNPKNVHFGVLRVLNDDLVEAKTGFEMHPHENMEIISYIVDGEITHKDSMGNSETLKRGEVQYLSAGDGIYHSEKNESDKILRLLQIWVFPPQKGLPRLYGSHKFKEEDRYNKLLNIVSSQDGDSTIKIYQDVNIYVSEFDKLLEYEIKENRQIYFVQIEGSSTVNGVALDFGDAMEITNEDKIVINPISKSHILFIEMKK, from the coding sequence ATGTTAAAAAAATTACCAAAACAGAATATGGGAAAATCAAATTTAGGTTGGTTACAAAGTCGTTTTCACTTTAGTTTTGCAGAGTATAGAAATCCTAAAAATGTACATTTTGGAGTTTTAAGAGTTTTAAATGATGATTTAGTTGAGGCAAAAACTGGCTTTGAGATGCATCCTCATGAAAATATGGAGATTATCTCATATATTGTTGATGGAGAGATTACTCATAAAGACTCTATGGGAAATAGTGAAACTTTAAAAAGAGGTGAAGTTCAGTATCTTAGTGCTGGAGATGGAATATATCATAGTGAAAAAAATGAGAGTGATAAGATTTTAAGATTGCTTCAAATTTGGGTTTTCCCACCACAAAAAGGACTTCCACGACTTTATGGGTCACATAAGTTTAAAGAAGAAGATAGATATAACAAATTATTAAATATTGTATCAAGTCAAGATGGAGATAGTACTATTAAAATCTATCAAGATGTAAATATTTATGTAAGCGAATTTGATAAACTACTTGAATATGAGATTAAAGAGAATAGACAAATCTATTTTGTACAAATTGAAGGAAGTTCAACTGTAAATGGAGTAGCATTGGATTTTGGCGATGCTATGGAGATTACAAATGAAGATAAAATAGTAATCAATCCTATTTCAAAAAGCCATATTTTGTTTATAGAAATGAAAAAATAA
- a CDS encoding YceI family protein: protein MKNLKLGLLSVLLCSSLFAGDYVVDSSHSNVGFSVKHMMVSNVVGKFNDFSGTFVYDEKSNSLVSLKGELKVASIDTSNSKRDGHLKGDDFFDSKKYPNITFKTTKVQKNRVFGDITIKGVTKNIELKLENGGAFALKSGFSLSGLIKRSDFGITWNKVLEAGAVAVGDDVKLIIDIEGDLVK, encoded by the coding sequence ATGAAAAATTTAAAATTAGGATTATTGTCAGTTCTCTTATGTTCATCTTTGTTTGCAGGTGATTATGTAGTTGACTCTTCTCACTCAAATGTAGGATTTAGTGTAAAACATATGATGGTTTCAAATGTTGTTGGAAAGTTTAATGATTTTTCTGGAACATTTGTTTATGATGAGAAGAGTAACAGTTTAGTTTCACTAAAAGGTGAATTAAAAGTTGCATCAATTGATACTTCAAATTCAAAAAGAGATGGTCATTTAAAAGGTGATGATTTTTTTGATTCAAAAAAATATCCAAATATTACTTTTAAGACAACAAAAGTTCAAAAAAATAGAGTTTTTGGAGATATTACTATAAAAGGTGTTACAAAAAATATTGAATTAAAACTTGAAAATGGTGGAGCATTTGCTCTTAAATCAGGATTTTCTTTAAGTGGTTTAATAAAAAGAAGTGATTTTGGAATTACTTGGAATAAAGTTTTAGAAGCTGGAGCTGTTGCTGTTGGAGATGACGTTAAGCTGATAATTGATATTGAAGGAGATTTGGTTAAATAA
- a CDS encoding pyridoxal-phosphate-dependent aminotransferase family protein, with protein sequence MLLTPGPTPVPEFARKAMSDITIHHRTKEFEEIFEKTRNLLLEIYDMSEVLMLASSGTGAMEACITNLTRKKALTINSGKFGERFGKICKAFNIDYIELKNEWNTPVNVEDVINEIKNDSNIDAIFIQVCESAGGLRHPVEEIAKEVKKINPEIMIVADAITALGVEKIDVTNIDALITGSQKAFMLPPGLAMIGLSNKAVAKIEEKPAGYYFNLATELKNQRKNTTAWTAATTLIMGLQAILEKFKEIGFENLYKQTALRAKATQEALKAIGFEIYPKNPANAMTTVYTEQSNEIRKLLKTKYNVDIAGGQDHLAGKIFRINHMGLVEDFEASWAVNAIELVMDELKIRTFDGTANRVFAQTFYKGN encoded by the coding sequence ATGTTATTAACTCCAGGTCCAACTCCTGTACCAGAATTCGCAAGAAAAGCTATGAGTGATATTACAATTCACCATAGAACAAAAGAGTTTGAAGAAATTTTTGAAAAGACTAGAAATCTTCTATTAGAAATTTACGATATGAGTGAAGTTTTAATGTTAGCATCAAGTGGAACAGGTGCTATGGAGGCTTGTATTACAAACCTAACTAGAAAAAAAGCATTAACAATCAACTCTGGAAAATTCGGAGAGAGATTTGGAAAAATATGTAAAGCTTTCAATATTGATTATATTGAGTTAAAAAATGAGTGGAACACTCCTGTAAACGTTGAAGATGTTATAAATGAAATCAAAAATGATTCAAATATTGATGCAATATTTATTCAAGTTTGTGAGAGTGCTGGAGGATTAAGACATCCTGTTGAAGAAATAGCAAAAGAAGTTAAAAAAATAAATCCAGAAATCATGATAGTAGCAGATGCAATTACAGCTTTAGGTGTTGAAAAAATCGATGTAACAAATATTGATGCACTTATTACTGGAAGTCAAAAAGCATTTATGCTTCCTCCAGGTCTTGCAATGATTGGATTGTCAAATAAAGCAGTTGCAAAAATTGAAGAAAAACCAGCTGGTTACTACTTTAATTTAGCAACAGAGTTAAAAAATCAAAGAAAAAATACAACTGCTTGGACAGCTGCTACAACTTTGATTATGGGATTACAAGCAATTTTAGAAAAGTTTAAAGAGATTGGATTTGAAAATCTTTATAAACAAACAGCTTTAAGAGCAAAAGCTACTCAAGAAGCTTTAAAAGCAATAGGATTTGAAATTTATCCAAAAAATCCTGCAAATGCTATGACAACTGTTTATACAGAACAATCAAATGAGATTAGAAAACTTTTAAAAACAAAATACAATGTTGATATTGCAGGTGGTCAAGATCACTTAGCTGGAAAAATATTTAGAATTAATCATATGGGATTAGTTGAAGATTTTGAAGCATCTTGGGCTGTTAATGCTATTGAGCTGGTTATGGATGAGTTAAAAATTAGAACATTTGATGGAACTGCAAACAGAGTTTTTGCACAGACATTTTATAAAGGAAATTAA
- a CDS encoding adenylosuccinate synthase has translation MKADVIVGIQWGDEGKGKIVDMLAQKYDMVCRSQGGHNAGHTIWVDGVRYALQLIPSGILNKKAINIIGNGVVVSPLNILKEMSQFDNLEGRLYISDKAHLNLPFHALIDQAKERLKGDKAIGTTGKGIGPTYAEKVSRNGFRAGDLLNPAKLCDDILDYFEQNRAIFDVLEIKTPEKKELLNELETYSSNLAPYITNTTNMVWKAIEDNKRVLLEGAQGTLLDIDHGTYPYVTSSSTVSAGACTGLGLNPKDIGEITGIVKAYCTRVGNGPFPSEDFTDYGKTMGEVGKEFGTVTGRKRRCGWFDAVAVRYASRLNGCDKLALMKLDVLDGFDKIKICVAYNYNGNRIDYMPSNMDSVEAIYEEIDGWDSVVGIRKYEDLPINAKKYIEKIEEITNVKVGIISTSPERDDTILRG, from the coding sequence ATGAAGGCAGATGTTATTGTTGGAATTCAATGGGGAGATGAAGGCAAGGGTAAAATTGTTGATATGCTTGCACAAAAGTATGATATGGTTTGTAGAAGCCAAGGTGGACACAATGCAGGACATACAATTTGGGTTGATGGAGTTAGATATGCGCTTCAACTTATTCCTTCAGGAATTTTAAATAAAAAAGCTATAAATATTATAGGAAATGGGGTTGTTGTTTCTCCACTTAATATTTTAAAAGAGATGAGCCAATTTGATAACTTAGAAGGAAGATTGTACATCTCTGATAAAGCTCATTTAAATTTGCCTTTTCATGCTTTAATTGATCAAGCAAAAGAGAGATTAAAAGGTGATAAAGCTATTGGAACAACTGGAAAAGGAATTGGACCAACTTATGCTGAGAAAGTAAGCCGTAATGGATTTAGAGCAGGTGATTTATTAAATCCAGCAAAACTTTGTGATGATATTTTAGATTATTTTGAACAAAATAGAGCTATTTTTGATGTTTTAGAGATTAAAACTCCAGAGAAAAAAGAGCTTTTAAATGAGCTTGAAACTTATAGCTCTAATTTAGCACCATATATAACAAACACTACAAATATGGTTTGGAAAGCTATTGAAGATAATAAAAGAGTTTTACTTGAGGGTGCTCAAGGAACACTTTTAGATATTGACCATGGAACTTATCCATATGTTACATCTTCAAGTACAGTTAGTGCAGGAGCTTGTACAGGTCTTGGACTTAATCCAAAAGATATAGGTGAAATTACAGGAATTGTAAAAGCTTATTGTACAAGAGTTGGAAATGGACCATTTCCTAGTGAAGATTTCACAGATTATGGAAAAACTATGGGTGAAGTTGGAAAAGAGTTTGGAACAGTTACAGGAAGAAAGAGAAGATGTGGTTGGTTTGATGCTGTTGCAGTTAGATATGCAAGTAGATTAAATGGTTGTGATAAATTAGCTTTAATGAAACTAGATGTTTTAGATGGCTTTGATAAAATTAAAATTTGTGTAGCATATAATTATAATGGAAACAGAATTGATTATATGCCTTCAAATATGGATAGTGTTGAAGCTATTTATGAAGAGATTGATGGTTGGGATAGTGTTGTTGGAATTAGAAAATATGAAGATTTACCAATAAATGCAAAAAAATATATAGAAAAAATTGAAGAGATAACAAATGTAAAAGTTGGAATTATTTCAACTTCACCAGAACGAGACGATACTATTTTAAGGGGCTAA
- a CDS encoding DODA-type extradiol aromatic ring-opening family dioxygenase encodes MNPTLFISHGAPNIIFSDLKSKDNIKNIAKKIAKPKYIIIVSAHYMTRDLKVINPLANEIMYDFYGFEKELYDFKYSINSSENLTKNLIDSLKRDSINIEIDKSRVSYDHGVWTILSMMYEKLDIPVLQLSISSSYSLEDFINLGEKLKKFKDEALIICSGSATHNLIDASSSFEVKDYAKEFDERLTNIIENANEEDLKNITKDKNFYKNHPTLEHFIPLLIAFGSAFNKKGRSFNSEMIYSNISMRSFIFDEKEV; translated from the coding sequence ATGAATCCAACTCTATTTATATCTCATGGAGCTCCAAATATTATTTTTAGTGATTTAAAAAGTAAAGATAATATTAAAAATATTGCAAAAAAAATAGCTAAACCAAAATATATTATTATAGTTTCAGCTCACTATATGACAAGAGATTTAAAGGTTATAAATCCTTTAGCAAATGAGATTATGTACGATTTTTATGGTTTTGAAAAAGAGCTTTATGATTTTAAGTATTCTATTAATAGTAGTGAAAATTTAACCAAAAATTTAATAGATAGTTTGAAAAGAGATTCAATAAATATTGAAATTGATAAATCAAGAGTTAGTTATGATCACGGAGTTTGGACTATTTTATCTATGATGTATGAGAAGTTAGATATTCCAGTTTTACAACTTAGCATTTCTAGTAGTTACTCTTTAGAAGATTTCATAAATTTAGGTGAAAAATTAAAAAAATTTAAAGATGAAGCATTAATAATTTGTAGTGGAAGTGCAACTCACAATTTAATAGATGCAAGTAGCAGTTTTGAAGTTAAAGATTATGCAAAAGAGTTTGATGAGAGATTAACAAATATTATAGAAAATGCAAATGAAGAGGATTTGAAAAATATTACAAAAGATAAAAATTTTTATAAAAATCATCCTACTCTTGAGCATTTTATTCCTTTGCTTATAGCTTTTGGAAGTGCTTTTAATAAAAAAGGAAGATCTTTTAATAGTGAGATGATATATTCAAATATCTCAATGAGAAGTTTTATTTTTGATGAAAAAGAGGTGTAA
- a CDS encoding ATP phosphoribosyltransferase regulatory subunit, giving the protein MIFEHEIPKGSRLYFGKTAKAKRVLENRVCDILEDNGFEEILTPNFSYSQHQSITDEKKLIKFSDEENEQVSLRADSTLDVVRIITKRLGRTTKQKKWFYIQPVFSYPSCEDYQIGCEWIEHDNISDILNLTANILKALNIEPILQISNIKIPRILAKELNIDIELLKNGDISKLLELKISWLDKLLRVQDIKSLEEAIKLVPDILKDELQKLLKKSLEVDYSNIIIAPLYYGSLKYYNDIYYRVIEKNFVLCRGGMYEADGISSLGFALYTDNLLKMIEG; this is encoded by the coding sequence ATGATTTTTGAACACGAAATTCCAAAAGGTAGCCGTCTTTATTTTGGTAAAACAGCAAAAGCAAAAAGAGTTTTAGAAAATAGAGTTTGTGATATTTTGGAAGATAATGGTTTTGAAGAGATTCTAACACCAAATTTTTCATATTCGCAACATCAATCAATAACAGATGAAAAAAAACTAATTAAATTTTCAGATGAAGAGAATGAGCAAGTATCTTTAAGAGCTGACTCAACTTTAGATGTTGTAAGAATTATTACAAAAAGATTAGGAAGAACTACAAAACAAAAAAAATGGTTCTATATCCAACCTGTTTTTTCATATCCTAGTTGTGAGGATTATCAAATAGGTTGCGAGTGGATAGAACACGATAATATAAGTGATATACTAAATTTAACAGCTAATATTTTAAAAGCTTTAAATATAGAGCCAATTTTACAAATATCAAATATAAAAATTCCAAGAATTTTAGCAAAAGAGTTAAATATTGATATTGAACTTCTTAAAAATGGTGATATCTCTAAGCTATTAGAGTTAAAAATATCTTGGCTTGATAAACTTTTAAGAGTTCAAGATATAAAAAGTTTAGAAGAGGCTATAAAATTAGTTCCAGATATTTTAAAAGATGAGTTACAAAAACTTTTAAAAAAATCTTTAGAGGTAGATTACTCAAATATAATAATAGCTCCATTATATTATGGAAGCTTAAAATATTATAATGATATTTATTACAGAGTAATAGAGAAAAATTTTGTTTTATGTAGAGGTGGAATGTATGAAGCTGATGGAATTAGCTCATTAGGTTTTGCACTATACACAGATAATTTATTAAAAATGATAGAAGGATAG
- a CDS encoding glyceraldehyde 3-phosphate dehydrogenase NAD-binding domain-containing protein produces MSIKIVLNGAGRIGKSILKQLLNDENFEIVAINEINPSVENIVYSINYDSTYGKLNDKFKVIENSFIQNQKSKIKITNYKDISELNLDGVDILIDASGQKTDLNILRNLKVDKIILTHPQKDADINIVLGVNEEKIDLKNHKIISTSSCNATALLPALKIIDDKKEILCGDIVTIHPLLNHQRVLDGSFVQSATRDVDLNFEFGRSSTQNIIPSQTTTIKACSYVLEKFNSNLISSNSLRVPTDTVGAINVTLFTKEISSKDEIKNLFLEFEKNQKFPIVLNNFEALVSSDFKKEKFTTIIDHRFLEVKNNMIKLLLWYDNEWGYASKVVQILKYIDIKKG; encoded by the coding sequence ATGAGTATAAAAATTGTTTTAAATGGAGCTGGTAGAATTGGTAAATCAATTTTAAAACAGCTTTTAAATGACGAGAATTTTGAAATTGTAGCAATCAATGAGATAAATCCATCTGTTGAAAATATAGTTTACTCTATAAACTATGATTCAACTTATGGAAAATTAAATGATAAATTTAAAGTTATAGAGAATAGTTTTATACAAAATCAAAAATCAAAAATAAAAATTACAAACTATAAAGATATATCAGAGTTAAATTTAGATGGAGTTGATATTTTAATTGATGCAAGTGGTCAAAAAACTGATTTAAATATATTAAGAAATTTAAAAGTAGATAAAATAATTTTAACTCATCCTCAAAAAGATGCCGATATAAATATAGTTTTGGGTGTAAATGAAGAAAAAATTGATTTAAAAAATCATAAAATAATATCTACAAGTTCTTGTAATGCAACAGCTCTGTTACCTGCTTTAAAAATAATTGATGATAAAAAAGAGATTCTTTGTGGAGATATTGTAACTATTCATCCGCTTTTAAATCATCAAAGAGTTTTAGATGGAAGCTTCGTTCAAAGTGCTACTAGAGATGTTGATTTAAATTTTGAGTTTGGAAGAAGTTCAACTCAAAATATAATTCCAAGTCAAACAACTACTATAAAAGCTTGCTCTTATGTTTTAGAAAAATTTAATTCAAATTTAATAAGCTCAAACTCTCTTAGAGTTCCAACAGATACTGTTGGAGCTATAAATGTAACACTTTTTACAAAAGAGATTTCAAGCAAAGATGAGATAAAAAATCTTTTTTTAGAGTTTGAAAAAAATCAAAAATTTCCAATTGTTTTAAACAATTTTGAAGCACTTGTTTCAAGTGATTTTAAAAAAGAGAAGTTTACAACAATAATAGACCATAGATTTTTGGAAGTTAAAAATAATATGATAAAACTTTTGCTTTGGTATGACAATGAGTGGGGATATGCTTCAAAAGTTGTTCAGATTTTAAAATATATAGATATAAAAAAAGGCTAG
- a CDS encoding YwbE family protein yields MDPKKRFDVKVGLKVNIVLKADQRTGKLTQGVVKDILTNSPTHPHGIKVRLQNGDVGRVQQIL; encoded by the coding sequence ATGGATCCGAAAAAAAGGTTTGATGTAAAAGTAGGTTTAAAAGTAAATATTGTATTAAAAGCAGATCAAAGAACAGGTAAACTAACTCAAGGAGTTGTAAAAGATATTTTAACAAATTCACCAACTCATCCACATGGAATAAAAGTAAGATTACAAAATGGAGATGTTGGTCGTGTTCAGCAAATACTTTAA
- a CDS encoding MarR family winged helix-turn-helix transcriptional regulator, with protein sequence MSDIKSYSARVQKSMKTVVRLDRIFNRINNITENHLSKYNLTFNQFKVLEVLYHLGDLNIGSITKLTSSTPGNTTVVVRNLKRDGFIESKKDEKDARASILSITKKGKESIEEVFPKHSENLDDFMKILSDEELNTLYDLLDKLYKTNKKD encoded by the coding sequence GTGTCAGATATAAAATCATATAGTGCAAGAGTTCAAAAATCAATGAAAACTGTTGTTAGATTAGATAGGATTTTTAATAGAATAAATAATATTACAGAAAACCATTTAAGTAAATATAATCTAACATTTAATCAATTTAAAGTATTGGAAGTTTTGTACCATTTAGGTGATTTAAATATAGGTTCAATTACAAAACTTACTTCAAGCACACCAGGGAATACAACAGTTGTTGTACGAAACCTAAAGAGAGATGGATTTATTGAATCAAAAAAAGATGAAAAAGATGCAAGAGCTTCGATATTGTCAATTACAAAAAAAGGTAAAGAGTCAATAGAAGAGGTTTTTCCAAAGCACTCTGAAAATCTTGATGATTTTATGAAAATATTAAGTGATGAGGAATTAAATACTCTATACGATTTATTAGATAAGTTATATAAAACAAATAAAAAGGATTAG
- the purM gene encoding phosphoribosylformylglycinamidine cyclo-ligase, with protein sequence MAKVSYKDAGVDIDAGNQFVENIKPYVKSTMIPGVLGGIGSFAGAFELPSGYKKPVILAGTDGVGTKLKLAIDAKKFDTVGIDLVAMCTNDLLCNFGEPLFFLDYYATAKLEVEEATQVVKGIAQGCIRSECALIGGETAEMPGMYKEGDFDLAGFCVGIAEKDELDRVERVSAGDVLIALPSSGVHSNGFSLVRKLLLEKLGMSLEDDFLGKKLKDVLLEPTRIYVKEFKANKDKINALAHITGGGITENLPRVLPENLTAVVDRSKIKVLPIFEFMSKHVELEEMYRTFNMGVGMILVVNPSNVDVILASTDGYVIGELKEGKREVEFI encoded by the coding sequence ATGGCAAAGGTAAGTTACAAAGATGCAGGAGTTGATATTGATGCAGGAAATCAGTTTGTAGAGAATATCAAACCTTATGTAAAATCTACAATGATTCCTGGAGTTCTTGGAGGAATTGGCTCTTTTGCTGGTGCTTTTGAACTTCCAAGTGGTTACAAAAAACCTGTTATTTTAGCTGGAACAGATGGTGTTGGAACAAAATTAAAATTAGCAATTGATGCAAAAAAATTTGACACTGTTGGTATTGATTTAGTTGCTATGTGTACAAATGATCTGCTTTGTAACTTTGGAGAGCCACTATTTTTCCTTGATTATTATGCAACTGCAAAACTTGAAGTTGAAGAAGCAACTCAAGTTGTAAAAGGAATTGCGCAAGGTTGTATTAGAAGTGAGTGTGCACTAATTGGTGGAGAAACAGCTGAGATGCCAGGTATGTATAAAGAGGGTGATTTTGATTTAGCTGGTTTTTGTGTAGGAATAGCTGAAAAAGATGAGCTTGATAGAGTTGAAAGAGTAAGTGCTGGGGATGTTTTAATTGCACTTCCAAGCTCAGGAGTTCACTCAAATGGATTTTCACTTGTGCGAAAACTTCTTTTAGAAAAACTTGGTATGAGTTTAGAGGATGATTTTTTAGGTAAAAAATTAAAAGATGTTCTGCTTGAACCTACAAGAATTTATGTAAAAGAGTTTAAAGCTAACAAAGATAAAATAAATGCGTTAGCACACATCACTGGTGGTGGAATTACTGAAAATCTTCCAAGAGTTCTACCAGAAAATTTAACAGCTGTTGTAGATAGAAGTAAAATCAAAGTTTTACCAATATTTGAGTTTATGAGTAAGCATGTAGAGCTTGAAGAGATGTATAGAACATTTAATATGGGTGTTGGAATGATTCTTGTAGTAAATCCTTCAAATGTAGATGTAATTTTAGCTTCAACTGATGGTTATGTAATTGGTGAGTTAAAAGAGGGGAAAAGAGAAGTAGAGTTTATATAA